In Salisediminibacterium beveridgei, one DNA window encodes the following:
- a CDS encoding long-chain-fatty-acid--CoA ligase: MQTLVEKPWLDHYPEEIPTSIDYEEQPLQYYLKRASEKYPDKQALHFMGKEMTYSQVYTEAMKLANQLRSLGVKQGDRVAIMLANTPQAVISYYGALFAGAVVVQTNPLYVEREIEHQMNDSGCKVMICLDLVYPRVSKIQDKTDLEHVIVTGIKDYLPFPVSFIYPFIQKKNTGIKVDLTYNDHLHSFTDLLEKGTETEIPLDIDPVNDLALLQYTGGTTGPAKGVMLTHYNLTVNTQQCEEWMYKMIPGEEVVMAALPFFHVYGMTTVMNLSIRLGYKMIIMPKFDPKKILKAIEKHKATIYPGAPTMYIGLLNHPDISKHDLSSIKACISGSAPLPIEVQSQFEEVTKGRLVEGYGLTETAPVAIANLIWGKRKPGSIGLPWPDTDIMILSAETGEPAKPNEVGEICIRGPQVMKGYWKLPEATQASFRDDWFLSGDMGYMDDEGYFFIVDRKKDMIIAGGFNIYPREVEEILYEHEAVQEVCVIGVPDPYRGETVKAFIVLKEGSEVTEEELDEFSRKQLASFKVPKYYEFRDELPKTMVGKILRRVLVDEEKAKQKE, translated from the coding sequence ATGCAAACGCTAGTGGAAAAACCATGGCTTGATCATTATCCAGAGGAGATCCCGACGTCCATCGATTATGAGGAACAACCCCTTCAGTATTACCTGAAACGGGCGAGTGAGAAATACCCGGACAAACAGGCGCTTCATTTTATGGGGAAGGAAATGACGTACAGTCAGGTTTACACAGAAGCAATGAAGCTGGCTAATCAGCTTCGGAGTCTGGGTGTCAAGCAAGGTGACAGAGTCGCAATCATGCTTGCGAATACGCCGCAGGCCGTGATCTCCTATTACGGAGCCTTATTTGCCGGTGCGGTTGTGGTACAAACGAACCCGCTCTATGTGGAACGGGAGATCGAGCACCAAATGAATGATTCAGGGTGCAAAGTCATGATCTGTCTCGACCTCGTCTATCCAAGAGTGTCAAAAATTCAGGATAAGACCGATCTTGAGCATGTGATTGTCACAGGCATTAAGGATTATCTGCCGTTTCCGGTAAGTTTTATCTACCCGTTTATTCAGAAGAAGAATACCGGCATTAAAGTGGATCTCACGTATAACGATCATTTGCACTCATTTACGGATTTACTTGAAAAAGGAACAGAGACAGAGATCCCGCTTGATATCGATCCGGTAAATGACCTTGCACTGCTCCAGTATACCGGGGGTACAACAGGTCCAGCCAAAGGTGTCATGCTGACGCATTACAATTTGACGGTCAATACCCAGCAGTGTGAGGAATGGATGTACAAAATGATCCCTGGGGAAGAGGTGGTCATGGCGGCATTGCCATTTTTCCATGTGTACGGTATGACAACGGTTATGAATCTGAGTATCCGTCTTGGTTATAAAATGATTATCATGCCGAAATTTGATCCGAAAAAGATTTTGAAGGCGATAGAAAAGCACAAGGCAACCATTTATCCTGGTGCGCCGACGATGTATATCGGCTTGTTGAATCACCCGGATATCAGTAAGCACGATCTGTCCTCCATCAAGGCATGCATCAGCGGTTCGGCACCTTTGCCTATTGAGGTGCAGAGCCAATTTGAAGAAGTAACGAAAGGACGCCTGGTAGAAGGCTACGGGCTCACTGAGACGGCACCGGTTGCGATCGCCAACCTGATCTGGGGGAAGCGAAAGCCGGGATCCATTGGACTCCCTTGGCCGGATACAGACATCATGATCTTGTCCGCCGAGACAGGAGAACCTGCCAAGCCTAATGAAGTAGGTGAAATCTGCATTCGTGGTCCGCAGGTCATGAAGGGGTATTGGAAACTTCCAGAAGCCACCCAGGCCTCCTTCAGGGATGACTGGTTCCTCTCCGGCGACATGGGTTATATGGATGACGAAGGATACTTTTTCATCGTCGATCGCAAGAAGGACATGATCATTGCCGGCGGGTTTAATATTTATCCCCGAGAAGTGGAAGAAATTCTCTATGAGCACGAAGCCGTGCAGGAAGTTTGTGTCATAGGCGTCCCGGATCCGTATCGTGGTGAAACGGTTAAAGCATTCATTGTACTCAAAGAAGGGTCTGAAGTGACGGAAGAAGAGCTTGATGAGTTTTCACGCAAACAGCTTGCCTCATTTAAAGTCCCGAAATATTATGAGTTCCGTGATGAATTGCCGAAAACCATGGTTGGTAAAATCCTTCGTCGTGTGCTGGTGGATGAAGAAAAAGCAAAACAAAAAGAATAA
- a CDS encoding AMP-binding protein, protein MSETVARPWLTHYPEEVPEQIDYDRRPLQDYLRDGAMEEPDKVLLHFMGKEMTFKEVYHEALSFANGLKGLGIQKGDRVAIMLANTPQSVVSYYGALLAGAVVVQTNPLYVERELEHQMVDSGAKIMICLDLLYSRVMNVIDKTSLEHVIVTGIKDYLPFPKNLIYPFIQKKQYGFIPKVDFGDSVHAFKKVVKENPSKEIPLELDPENDLALLQYTGGTTGVAKGVKLTHMNLVSNTTQCIRWMYKIDHGNEVLLCALPFFHVYGMTVGMNFSVMDRNKMVILPKFDTKQTLDAIQKQKASIFPGAPTMYIGLINDPDVEKYDLSSIEICISGSAPLPLEVQQRFEKLTGGKLSEGFGLTESSPVTHFNLMWGKRPTGSIGLPWPDTDVAILSAETGEPAEPGEVGELIIRGPQVMKGYWNRPEETNATFHDGWLLTGDMGYMDEEGFFYIVDRKKDMIIAGGFNIYPREIEEVLFEHSAVQEAVAVGVPDPYRGETVKAFIVKREGHEVSEKDLDAFCRERLSSYKVPKLYEFREELPKTMVGKVLRRALLEEEKEKARKSG, encoded by the coding sequence ATGTCAGAAACAGTAGCAAGACCGTGGCTCACACACTATCCTGAGGAAGTACCTGAACAGATTGATTATGATCGGCGCCCATTGCAGGATTATCTGCGTGACGGGGCAATGGAAGAACCGGATAAAGTGCTGCTGCACTTTATGGGGAAGGAAATGACGTTTAAAGAGGTCTATCACGAAGCCCTTTCATTTGCCAATGGACTGAAAGGTTTAGGCATTCAAAAGGGCGACCGGGTAGCGATTATGCTTGCGAATACACCCCAGTCTGTTGTAAGTTATTATGGAGCGCTCTTAGCAGGTGCCGTGGTCGTTCAAACGAATCCTTTGTATGTGGAACGTGAACTGGAGCATCAGATGGTGGATTCAGGAGCAAAGATCATGATCTGTCTGGATCTGTTGTATTCAAGAGTGATGAATGTGATCGATAAGACGTCGCTTGAGCATGTGATTGTAACAGGAATCAAGGATTATCTGCCGTTTCCGAAGAACCTGATTTATCCGTTTATACAAAAGAAACAATACGGATTTATTCCCAAGGTCGACTTCGGGGATAGCGTTCATGCCTTTAAGAAGGTCGTGAAGGAGAATCCGTCAAAGGAGATTCCCCTGGAGCTTGATCCCGAAAATGACCTGGCGCTGTTGCAATACACCGGTGGAACAACCGGCGTGGCAAAAGGCGTGAAACTGACGCATATGAATCTGGTTTCCAATACGACGCAGTGCATTCGCTGGATGTATAAGATTGATCACGGGAATGAAGTGCTCCTTTGTGCCTTGCCATTTTTCCATGTGTACGGTATGACAGTGGGGATGAATTTCTCTGTGATGGACCGCAACAAGATGGTGATCCTGCCGAAATTCGATACGAAACAGACGCTCGATGCCATTCAAAAGCAAAAAGCATCGATCTTCCCGGGTGCACCAACCATGTACATTGGCCTCATCAACGATCCTGACGTGGAGAAATACGATCTGAGTTCCATTGAGATTTGTATCAGTGGCTCAGCACCGCTCCCATTGGAAGTCCAGCAGCGATTTGAGAAACTGACCGGTGGCAAATTATCTGAAGGATTTGGACTGACCGAATCATCCCCGGTAACGCATTTCAATCTGATGTGGGGAAAGCGGCCGACAGGCAGCATTGGTCTTCCGTGGCCAGATACCGATGTGGCAATCCTCTCTGCGGAGACGGGTGAACCGGCGGAGCCAGGTGAAGTGGGCGAATTGATCATTCGAGGTCCTCAGGTTATGAAAGGGTATTGGAACCGGCCGGAAGAAACGAATGCCACGTTCCATGATGGCTGGCTTTTAACCGGAGATATGGGCTATATGGATGAAGAAGGATTTTTCTATATCGTTGACCGGAAGAAGGACATGATCATTGCCGGTGGATTCAATATTTATCCAAGGGAAATTGAAGAAGTTCTGTTTGAACATTCAGCCGTACAAGAAGCTGTTGCAGTCGGCGTGCCGGATCCTTACCGTGGGGAAACCGTCAAAGCCTTTATCGTAAAACGTGAAGGTCATGAGGTGTCGGAGAAAGATCTGGATGCATTTTGCCGGGAACGACTGTCTTCTTACAAAGTACCGAAACTTTATGAATTCCGCGAAGAATTACCGAAGACGATGGTAGGTAAGGTTCTGAGACGGGCATTGCTCGAAGAAGAAAAGGAAAAAGCGAGAAAATCAGGCTGA
- a CDS encoding TetR/AcrR family transcriptional regulator, translating to MGRKKGPKYDAIIDAAVVVFAQNGYHNSKVSKIAQEAGVADGTIYLYFKNKEDILISMFEEKMSIFVDRIQHEISHVESIEKKLEIMVEMHFTQLELDPDLAIVTQLELRQSNTNMRYKVNEVLKGYLGLIDGLLEEGMKQGLFDPGLNIRIARQIIFGAVDEVATNWVMKERKYALTPLASDISDMLIKGLSLKSQPELKGKG from the coding sequence ATGGGCAGGAAAAAAGGTCCGAAGTATGACGCAATTATCGATGCTGCAGTGGTTGTGTTTGCCCAAAACGGCTATCACAATTCAAAAGTGTCAAAAATAGCACAGGAAGCCGGCGTGGCAGATGGCACGATTTATCTTTATTTTAAAAATAAAGAAGACATTCTGATCTCCATGTTTGAAGAAAAAATGAGTATTTTTGTGGATCGGATCCAACATGAGATCAGTCATGTGGAGAGCATTGAGAAGAAGCTGGAGATCATGGTGGAAATGCATTTCACCCAATTGGAACTCGATCCGGATCTGGCGATCGTCACACAGCTGGAATTGCGTCAATCGAACACGAACATGCGTTACAAAGTCAATGAAGTGCTGAAAGGGTACCTGGGTCTGATTGACGGGCTTCTCGAAGAAGGCATGAAACAAGGTTTGTTCGACCCTGGCCTGAATATCCGCATTGCCCGTCAGATCATTTTCGGAGCAGTGGATGAAGTGGCGACAAACTGGGTGATGAAGGAGCGTAAGTATGCGCTCACGCCTCTCGCATCAGACATCAGCGATATGCTGATCAAAGGGTTGTCGCTGAAGAGTCAGCCAGAACTCAAAGGGAAAGGGTGA
- a CDS encoding enoyl-CoA hydratase: protein MSDTSLTSVRFENHVAIVTLSNPPANAISESMIAELDEVFKELGDNPEAKVILLQGEGKFFAAGADIKEFTEMTHANEFRETAREGQRVFRMIETLSKPVIAVIHGAALGGGLELAMACHMRLVTSSAKLGLPELNLGLIPGFAGTQRLPRIVGHAKALQMTLTSDPISGEEAVAFGLANQLVSEDDPLGEAMSIAGKMAAKPAKNLAAVLELIHEAERDSLERGQEKEAVLFGDLAETKNAAEGIRAFLEKRPPKFEDR from the coding sequence ATGTCTGACACATCATTAACGTCGGTTCGTTTTGAAAATCATGTGGCAATTGTGACACTGAGTAATCCACCGGCAAATGCGATTTCCGAATCAATGATCGCTGAGCTGGATGAGGTATTCAAAGAACTCGGGGATAACCCGGAGGCAAAAGTCATCCTCCTTCAAGGCGAAGGGAAGTTTTTCGCTGCAGGAGCGGATATCAAAGAATTCACTGAAATGACGCATGCCAATGAATTTCGGGAAACCGCCCGGGAAGGTCAACGGGTATTCCGTATGATCGAGACACTCTCCAAACCGGTGATTGCCGTTATTCACGGCGCTGCACTTGGTGGCGGTCTGGAACTGGCTATGGCTTGTCATATGCGTCTGGTGACGTCTTCAGCTAAACTCGGTCTTCCGGAACTGAATCTCGGACTGATCCCTGGATTTGCCGGTACACAGCGGTTACCTCGCATCGTCGGTCATGCGAAGGCGCTGCAGATGACCCTCACATCAGATCCGATTTCGGGCGAAGAAGCGGTGGCATTCGGACTCGCCAATCAATTGGTATCCGAAGATGATCCGCTCGGGGAAGCAATGAGCATCGCCGGGAAAATGGCAGCGAAGCCGGCTAAAAATCTGGCAGCGGTCCTGGAACTGATTCACGAAGCAGAACGGGACTCCCTGGAACGGGGGCAGGAAAAAGAAGCCGTGCTCTTCGGAGACCTGGCTGAGACGAAAAATGCAGCAGAAGGTATTCGGGCGTTTCTTGAAAAGCGTCCTCCAAAGTTTGAAGATCGCTGA
- a CDS encoding electron transfer flavoprotein subunit beta/FixA family protein: MNIYVIMKRTFDTEEKIQLENGQISEDGAEFIINPYDEYAIEEAIQLRDEHGGEVTLVTVGDEEAEKQLRTGLAMGGDKAVLIEDEDVEDGDTYSTERILAGYFADKEVDMILGGNVAVDGGSGQVGPRLAERLGMVHVTSVVSVSVDGTTVSIEKDVEGDQEFIELQLPVLLTAQQGLNEPRYPSLPGIMKAKKKPLEELDLDDLDLDEDDVGGKTERVEIYLPPPKAAGKILEGEVDEQVTELVSLLKNEAKVI; this comes from the coding sequence ATGAACATTTACGTCATTATGAAGCGAACTTTTGACACGGAAGAGAAGATCCAGCTGGAAAACGGGCAAATTTCTGAGGACGGCGCTGAATTTATCATTAATCCGTACGATGAATATGCCATTGAGGAAGCAATCCAATTGCGCGATGAGCATGGCGGTGAAGTGACACTCGTCACAGTCGGTGATGAGGAAGCTGAAAAGCAGCTGAGAACAGGCCTGGCGATGGGAGGCGACAAAGCGGTTCTGATTGAAGATGAAGATGTGGAAGACGGAGACACGTACTCCACTGAAAGAATTCTTGCAGGTTATTTTGCCGATAAAGAAGTGGATATGATTCTCGGTGGTAACGTGGCCGTTGACGGCGGCTCGGGACAGGTCGGTCCACGCTTAGCGGAACGGCTCGGCATGGTTCATGTCACTTCGGTAGTCAGTGTCAGTGTCGACGGCACAACAGTGAGTATTGAAAAAGATGTAGAAGGCGATCAGGAATTCATTGAATTGCAGCTTCCTGTGCTCCTCACAGCGCAGCAGGGATTAAATGAACCCCGCTACCCATCGTTGCCGGGCATTATGAAGGCGAAGAAAAAACCGTTGGAAGAACTCGATCTCGATGATCTCGACCTCGACGAGGATGACGTGGGAGGAAAAACCGAACGGGTAGAAATTTACCTTCCGCCACCGAAGGCAGCCGGTAAAATACTTGAAGGTGAAGTGGATGAACAGGTTACTGAACTGGTGTCACTGCTGAAGAACGAAGCGAAAGTCATTTAA
- a CDS encoding electron transfer flavoprotein subunit alpha/FixB family protein: MANKVVVIGEMRDGEFRNVSFEAIAAAKQIAPDGEIVGALLGSGVKDRADQLFHYGASRVVVVDHDKLKNYTPEGYTQAAMALVDQEEPDAVIMGHTSLGRDLSAKLAARMEAGLVSDAVGIEMDGEDPVFTRPIYSGKAFEKVKSKDGVVFATIRPNNIPAQEADTSKSGSVETVDVAIADLQTIIKDVVKNTATGVDLSEASVIVAGGRGLKSEENFKMLDELADLLGGAVGASRGACDAEYCDYALQIGQTGKVVTPDLYIAVGLSGAIQHVAGMSNSKVIVALNKDPEAEIFQMADYGIVGDLFDTLPKLIEEFKKVVV, encoded by the coding sequence ATGGCCAATAAAGTAGTAGTCATTGGAGAAATGCGTGATGGGGAATTCAGAAATGTGTCGTTTGAAGCGATTGCTGCAGCGAAACAGATCGCTCCTGATGGCGAGATTGTCGGTGCTCTTCTCGGCAGCGGTGTGAAAGATCGCGCCGATCAGCTGTTTCATTATGGTGCAAGCCGTGTGGTTGTTGTCGATCATGACAAACTGAAAAACTATACGCCGGAGGGTTATACGCAGGCAGCGATGGCACTGGTGGATCAAGAGGAGCCGGATGCAGTCATTATGGGGCATACTTCCCTTGGACGTGACTTGTCCGCGAAACTTGCTGCTCGTATGGAAGCGGGTCTCGTTTCAGATGCCGTCGGTATCGAAATGGACGGCGAAGATCCAGTGTTCACGCGACCAATTTATTCCGGTAAGGCTTTTGAAAAAGTGAAATCGAAAGATGGCGTTGTTTTTGCAACCATCCGCCCGAACAATATTCCTGCACAGGAAGCAGACACCTCGAAAAGTGGATCTGTAGAAACGGTTGATGTGGCTATTGCTGATTTGCAGACGATCATTAAAGATGTCGTTAAGAATACAGCTACAGGTGTGGACCTCTCGGAGGCATCTGTGATTGTGGCCGGCGGACGTGGACTGAAGTCAGAGGAAAATTTCAAAATGCTCGATGAACTCGCAGACCTTCTCGGAGGTGCGGTTGGTGCGTCCCGTGGCGCGTGTGATGCTGAGTACTGCGACTATGCCCTGCAGATTGGGCAGACAGGAAAAGTGGTTACACCTGATCTGTATATTGCGGTTGGCTTGAGTGGTGCCATTCAGCACGTTGCGGGGATGTCCAACTCAAAAGTGATTGTTGCCCTGAACAAAGATCCAGAAGCAGAAATTTTCCAAATGGCGGATTACGGTATTGTCGGCGATCTTTTCGATACCTTGCCTAAATTGATCGAAGAATTTAAAAAAGTTGTTGTGTGA
- the trxA gene encoding thioredoxin — protein MAIVKASDATFAEETGQGVVLADFWAPWCGPCKMIAPVLEELDADMGDKLKIVKLDVDENQQTAGKFGVMSIPTLLIFKDGEVVDQVVGFQPKDALANTLNKHMS, from the coding sequence ATGGCAATTGTAAAAGCTTCGGACGCAACGTTTGCAGAAGAAACTGGACAAGGTGTAGTACTTGCAGACTTTTGGGCGCCATGGTGCGGACCTTGTAAGATGATTGCACCGGTACTTGAAGAACTGGATGCAGATATGGGCGATAAGTTGAAAATTGTAAAACTGGATGTAGATGAAAATCAACAGACAGCCGGTAAATTTGGTGTGATGAGTATTCCGACACTGCTTATCTTTAAAGATGGCGAAGTCGTGGATCAGGTCGTTGGTTTCCAACCGAAAGACGCCCTGGCAAACACATTGAACAAGCACATGTCATAA